The following proteins are encoded in a genomic region of Odontesthes bonariensis isolate fOdoBon6 chromosome 19, fOdoBon6.hap1, whole genome shotgun sequence:
- the LOC142369189 gene encoding uncharacterized protein LOC142369189 isoform X1: MLRDSHCLFTSGETSDNDCEMGASCEEVDIVCLCEAGPCTLYSETHTPTLDTPLCEHCGRNRVMITRYSEGYGTEEECVLSDPQGESDADADIEDTDCRLQEPGSLQRISSRRRKRPRVARQDTTESEDDGGRSHRSHRWNLRLSPDRGHSRTILEESVSQVRPLVICRPNAERNPAELPRGFKLMSLWPSSLSLPVTLLLLLPLSLSLVIFIVSFLLPWASA; the protein is encoded by the exons atgcTGAGGGACTCCCACTGCCTGTTTACCTCCGGAGAGACATCTGACAACGACTGCGAG ATGGGGGCGAGTTGTGAAGAGGTAGATATAGTGTGTCTGTGCGAGGCTGGTCCCTGTACACTTTattcagaaacacacacacctacgCTG GACACGCCGCTGTGTGAACACTGTGGGAGAAACAGAGTAATGATAACCAGGTACTCTGAGGGATATGGCACAGAG GAGGAGTGCGTGTTATCCGACCCTCAGGGAGAGAGCGATGCTGATGCCGATATAGAGgacacagactgcag ACTCCAGGAGCCCGGTTCCCTCCAGAGAATCAGCTCGCGGAGGCGCAAGCGTCCTCGAGTGGCCCGTCAAGACACCACAGAGAGCGAAGACGATGGTGGGCGGAGTCACAGATCCCATCGCTGGAACCTCCGGCTCAGTCCTGACAGAGGACACAGCAGGACCATACTGGAG GAGAGCGTGTCCCAGGTCAGGCCGCTGGTCATTTGCCGGCCGAACGCCGAGAGGAATCCGGCCGAACTGCCGCGAGGCTTCAAACTGATGTCTCTGTGGCCGTCATCCCTCTCTCTTCCCGTTACCCTCCTCCTCTTGctgcctctctccctctctcttgtCATTTTTATCGTGTCTTTCCTCCTGCCGTGGGCCAGCGCGTGA
- the LOC142368394 gene encoding uncharacterized protein LOC142368394, with protein sequence MDVTVVFFLGLVGFASSQLPYIRKCDPVQGQDTPTLCSNYKNIEFLLEKTKELNETMGLLSKMIYLLKNDSEFSAIVISRLRNNLTDALAELTTTTKNHQRDISELKSKLMQHKEIVTGNFSEIEKRLDLTENQLKVKKAKLENLQTETKAAFNDTKRLLSLYNAELSLLKMTAQDVGFKVEAQLNVTRRGFEDELNKIQKNSQAFSASLEKQKADAGKLKDDTDRRLEDVQGQLKAQNLTVNHLVSETKGLAKRLGNMSEERGQAEVTIKVAFSASIVASSRTFTGPRTAGTPSVLIFDKVFTNIGKAYNKITGIFTAPVKGVYQFTFMTFGHTSSYSSGARLLKNGCTQVSTWESSGPDPSDTTSNTVILELNVNDDVNIVLWQGGKIYTSVFSGFLIFPLM encoded by the exons ATGGATGTCACGGTTGTTTTCTTTCTTGGTTTAGTTGGATTTGCATCCTCTCAACTTCCATACATTCGGAAGTGTGACCCTGTACAAGGACAGGATACACCAACTCTCTGCTCCAATTATAAAAACATCGAATTCCTTTTGGAGAAGACAAAGGAACTGAATGAGACCATGGGGTTGCTCAGCAAAATGATTTATCTTCTGAAAAATGATTCAGAGTTCAGTGCCATCGTCATCAGCAGATTAAGAAATAATCTCACGGATGCACTGGCAGAGTTGACCACGACCACGAAAAATCACCAACGTGACATTTCCGAGCTGAAGAGCAAACTGATGCAACACAAAGAAATAGTAACTGGAAACTTCAGTGAGATTGAGAAGAGACTTGACTTAACTGAGAACCAGCTGAAGGTAAAGAAAGCCAAGCTTGAAAATCTGCAGACTGAAACCAAGGCTGCTTTTAATGATACAAAGAGACTGTTGAGCTTGTACAACGCAGAGCTTTCCCTGCTAAAGATGACAGCCCAGGACGTTGGTTTCAAAGTAGAAGCCCAGCTGAATGTCACGAGGAGGGGCTTTGAAGATGAGCTGAATAAAATACAGAAGAACAGCCAAG CCTTCAGCGCCTCGCTGGAGAAACAAAAAGCGGATGCTGGTAAGCTGAAGGACGACACTGACCGCAGACTGGAGGATGTGCAGGGACAGCTGAAAGCACAAAATCTCACAGTGAATCATCTCGTGAGTGAAACCAAAG GATTAGCAAAAAGGCTGGGGAACATGAGTGAGGAACGTGGCCAAGCAGAAG TAACAATAAAGGTGGCATTTTCAGCAAGTATCGTCGCTTCTTCCCGAACGTTCACTGGACCCCGAACTGCCGGCACGCCCAGTGTTCTCATCTTTGACAAAGTCTTCACAAACATTGGCAAGGCTTACAACAAAATAACAG GCATCTTCACCGCTCCGGTGAAGGGCGTGTACCAGTTCACCTTCATGACTTTTGGCCACACTTCCAGCTACAGTTCAGGAGCCAGATTGTTGAAAAATGGGTGTACCCAAGTGAGCACGTGGGAATCCAGTGGACCGGATCCCAGCGACACAACCAGCAACACAGTGATTCTTGAACTGAATGTCAACGATGATGTCAATATCGTCCTCTGGCAAGGTGGAAAAATATATACAAGCGTCTTCAGTGGCTTCCTTATCTTCCCACTGATGTAG
- the LOC142368868 gene encoding kelch-like protein 33: MEFTRRYLPMEWEERWRKEKERRKRLIEEGGEEVEQDSRELRRIVAFNDTKMGLTSGKAKSEGSVLKMSDAGKDVTMGHMSDEGFGNEEHNFHTCRSKTFPNELFVAMKEFRDSTLLTDLTLTIEDGSSFHVHSLILAAVSAFFLERVREKSTVQSNDPQGVGVHRWSLHMGAEVDHAGLQAVIEFAYSGVVSSLKNDTMAQIKATAQALEVPRLVALCNKEQSAKGGKCSKQEQWTMSSQEQMSFTLRSIEQLWADRVGCDVILDVEGTFLHVHRVILAASSDFFRGMFTCGMRESHQNCIALPFNSAPELEALIGCSYSGTLQLSWHCVFEMTCTALQLQFRPALMLCLSFMQGQMQTSSCLDVASFAEAYGMSEILEEANDFVLRNFREVSATAKFLDLSLEKLLEFVCCDGLCVPSELAVFRAVMSWIEADPKERLAHAGLLMSGVRFPLMTFREFREVRAIDLRMESFADNEVELYGSALKEFGFSVPKSQDYCRVRRPKDVLVLIGGDQLNPDMGQRMPSREVWFANSLRSGTGLIKEIEWRRLREIPDKPKFRHGAAVMKGKLYVVGGCYFYAKDDIMKSAYSYDPLTDSWKRLADMLEPRSNFSVVVHEERLYAIGGDKEINTNTESVEMYNQDADSWSFVHPLDQALSGYAVTAIDEGVFISGGFNCKYSCLVSMFLYHPERGTVYLADMTHDRAQHCMEALRGHLYVAGGVCNLRKFYTDLIACEVYDPVADAWAEFASLPVPHVGAASGVLEGKIYVLGGYCQDDYSECGVVHRFDPSTQRWESTGKVPGAVTDIKACLLCLPRHQRH; this comes from the exons ATGGAGTTTACCAGGCGTTACCTTCCAATGGAATGGGAAGAGCGGTggaggaaagagaaagagagaaggaaaagGCTTATTGAAGAAGGCGGAGAAGAGGTAGAACAGGACAGTCGCGAGCTGAGAAGGATTGTTGCTTTCAATGACACAAAGATGGGCCTAACAAGTGGGAAGGCTAAGAGTGAAGGGTCAGTGCTCAAGATGAGTGATGCTGGTAAGGACGTAACCATGGGGCATATGAGTGATGAGGGATTTGGGAATGAAGAACATAACTTCCACACATGCCGCAGCAAAACCTTTCCAAATGAGCTTTTTGTGGCTATGAAGGAATTCCGGGATTCAACTCTTCTCACAGATCTGACTCTGACAATTGAGGATGGGAGCAGTTTCCATGTTCACTCCCTTATCCTGGCTGCTGTCAGCGCCTTCTTTCTGGAGAGAGTGAGGGAAAAAAGCACTGTCCAATCAAACGATCCCCAGGGGGTAGGAGTCCACAGGTGGTCATTGCACATGGGTGCTGAGGTTGACCATGCTGGGCTTCAAGCAGTTATTGAGTTTGCTTACAGCGGAGTTGTTTCATCTTTAAAAAATGACACCATGGCCCAGATTAAGGCTACAGCTCAAGCATTGGAAGTCCCACGACTAGTGGCTCTGTGCAACAAAGAACAAAGCGCAAAAGGGGGTAAATGTTCCAAGCAGGAGCAGTGGACAATGTCCTCACAAGAACAGATGAGCTTTACTCTTCGTTCAATTGAACAGCTGTGGGCAGACAGAGTTGGATGTGATGTTATTTTGGATGTGGAAGGCACTTTTTTACATG TCCACAGAGTTATCCTGGCAGCAAGCAGTGACTTCTTCCGAGGAATGTTTACCTGTGGAATGAGGGAGTCCCATCAGAACTGTATAGCCCTTCCCTTCAATTCAGCCCCTGAATTAGAAGCACTCATTGGTTGCTCCTACAGCGGGACACTTCAACTCAGCTGGCACTGTGTTTTCGAGATGACTTGTACTGCCCTCCAACTTCAGTTCCGGCCTGCTCTCATGCTTTGCCTCAGTTTTATGCAAGGACAAATGCAGACCAGCTCTTGCCTGGATGTAGCATCTTTTGCTGAAGCTTATGGAATGTCAGAGATCCTAGAGGAAGCCAATGACTTTGTACTGAGGAACTTCAGGGAAGTGTCTGCCACGGCAAAGTTTCTGGACCTATCACTAGAGAAGCTTCTTGAATTCGTTTGCTGTGATGGTCTTTGCGTGCCTTCGGAGCTGGCTGTATTTCGAGCTGTGATGTCGTGGATTGAGGCTGATCCGAAGGAGAGACTGGCGCACGCTGGCTTGTTGATGTCTGGAGTTCGCTTCCCTCTCATGACATTCCGAGAGTTCAGGGAGGTCAGAGCCATTGACCTGCGCATGGAGAGCTTTGCAGACAACGAAGTGGAACTATATGGTTCAGCGCTTAAGGAATTTGGTTTCAGCGTTCCAAAATCCCAGGACTATTGTCGGGTCAGGCGACCCAAAGATGTTCTCGTTCTGATTGGAGGAGACCAACTAAACCCAGACATGGGTCAGCGTATGCCAAGCAGGGAAGTGTGGTTTGCAAACTCCCTTCGCAGTGGCACAGGATTGATAAAGGAGATAGAGTGGAGGAGATTAAGAGAAATTCCAGACAAGCCCAAGTTCAGGCATGGAGCTGCAGTCATGAAGGGGAAGCTGTATGTAGTTGGAGGGTGTTACTTCTACGCCAAGGATGACATCATGAAATCAGCATACAG TTATGACCCTTTGACAGACAGCTGGAAGAGGCTGGCTGACATGCTGGAGCCCAGAAGTAACTTTTCTGTGGTGGTACACGAAGAGCGTCTTTATGCCATTGGCGGAGACAAGGAAATCAACACCAACACAGAGAGCGTTGAGATGTACAACCAAGACGCTGACTCCTGGAG CTTTGTCCATCCCCTGGACCAGGCTCTCAGTGGTTATGCTGTTACTGCCATAGACGAAGGGGTTTTCATCTCTGGAGGTTTCAACTGTAAGTATTCGTGTCTGGTTTCCATGTTCCTGTACCACCCAGAGAGGGGAACCGTTTATCTAGCAGACATGACCCACGACAGAGCCCAGCACTGCATGGAGGCCCTGCGAGGACATCTTTATGTCGCTGGTGGGGTGTGTAACCTGAGGAAATTCTACACTGACCTAATAGCCTGTGAGGTTTATGACCCCGTGGCCGACGCCTGGGCTGAGTTTGCATCGCTGCCCGTGCCTCATGTTGGTGCCGCCTCAGGCGTCCTGGAAGGGAAGATCTATGTCCTGGGAGGATACTGCCAGGACGACTACAGTGAGTGTGGGGTGGTCCACCGCTTTGATCCCAGCACACAGAGATGGGAGAGCACAGGCAAAGTACCAGGGGCTGTTACTGACATTAAGGCTTGTCTACTTTGCTTGCCCCGGCACCAAAGACACTAA
- the LOC142368395 gene encoding complement C1q tumor necrosis factor-related protein 3-like isoform X1, with translation MESRAFLLLSLLGSLFVEPGFGQRGDEDLNEWMKEKEKLMKNLEDKLKIVECQSKTEALGTRLNTTVDELTRQKAEMEKLKKENEGLKTKLDASEKEIDKLKENSYKTAPQIAFSASLVSSGEMYKGPCADKTLIFKRVFSNIGNAYNLNTGIFTAPVNGLYYFTFSTYGYNTHTMGAILIKNTVRQISVYDSPSADGSDSSSNAAVLQLAASDKVHVELWDNGRVFDDLNGHTTFSGFLLFSL, from the exons ATGGAGTCCAGGGCTTTTCTTCTGCTGTCCCTTTTGGGATCCTTGTTTGTGGAGCCGGGGTTTGGACAGAGGGGAGACGAGGACCTCAATGAGTggatgaaagaaaaagagaagttGATGAAGAATTTGGAGGACAAGCTGAAAATTGTTGAATGCCAGAGTAAGACTGAAGCTCTGGGCACCAGGCTCAATACGACCGTCGACGAGCTGACGAGACAGAAAGCTGAAATggaaaagctgaagaaggagaaTGAAG GTCTGAAAACCAAACTGGATGCCTCGGAGAAGGAGATTGACAAGCTGAAAGAGAACAGTTATAAAA CTGCTCCTCAGATCGCATTCTCTGCCTCTTTGGTGAGCTCCGGTGAGATGTACAAAGGACCCTGCGCAGACAAGACTCTGATTTTCAAAAGGGTCTTCTCAAACATCGGCAACGCTTACAATCTAAACACAG GGATCTTCACAGCACCAGTCAACGGCCTGTACTACTTTACCTTTAGTACCTATGGCTACAACACTCACACCATGGGGGCCATCTTGATAAAGAACACTGTCCGTCAAATTTCAGTCTACGACAGCCCTTCAGCAGACGGCTCTGACAGCAGCAGTAACGCCGCTGTCCTGCAACTGGCCGCTAGCGATAAGGTGCACGTGGAACTGTGGGATAATGGCAGGGTGTTCGATGACCTGAATGGACACACCACCTTCAGTGGttttctcctcttctctttgtAG
- the LOC142368395 gene encoding complement C1q tumor necrosis factor-related protein 3-like isoform X2 gives MRAEVEDELEVEENRQDHQQRGDEDLNEWMKEKEKLMKNLEDKLKIVECQSKTEALGTRLNTTVDELTRQKAEMEKLKKENEGLKTKLDASEKEIDKLKENSYKTAPQIAFSASLVSSGEMYKGPCADKTLIFKRVFSNIGNAYNLNTGIFTAPVNGLYYFTFSTYGYNTHTMGAILIKNTVRQISVYDSPSADGSDSSSNAAVLQLAASDKVHVELWDNGRVFDDLNGHTTFSGFLLFSL, from the exons atgcgtgcagaagttgaagacgagctggaggtggaagagaaccgtcaggatcatcagcag AGGGGAGACGAGGACCTCAATGAGTggatgaaagaaaaagagaagttGATGAAGAATTTGGAGGACAAGCTGAAAATTGTTGAATGCCAGAGTAAGACTGAAGCTCTGGGCACCAGGCTCAATACGACCGTCGACGAGCTGACGAGACAGAAAGCTGAAATggaaaagctgaagaaggagaaTGAAG GTCTGAAAACCAAACTGGATGCCTCGGAGAAGGAGATTGACAAGCTGAAAGAGAACAGTTATAAAA CTGCTCCTCAGATCGCATTCTCTGCCTCTTTGGTGAGCTCCGGTGAGATGTACAAAGGACCCTGCGCAGACAAGACTCTGATTTTCAAAAGGGTCTTCTCAAACATCGGCAACGCTTACAATCTAAACACAG GGATCTTCACAGCACCAGTCAACGGCCTGTACTACTTTACCTTTAGTACCTATGGCTACAACACTCACACCATGGGGGCCATCTTGATAAAGAACACTGTCCGTCAAATTTCAGTCTACGACAGCCCTTCAGCAGACGGCTCTGACAGCAGCAGTAACGCCGCTGTCCTGCAACTGGCCGCTAGCGATAAGGTGCACGTGGAACTGTGGGATAATGGCAGGGTGTTCGATGACCTGAATGGACACACCACCTTCAGTGGttttctcctcttctctttgtAG
- the LOC142369189 gene encoding uncharacterized protein LOC142369189 isoform X2: protein MLRDSHCLFTSGETSDNDCEDTPLCEHCGRNRVMITRYSEGYGTEEECVLSDPQGESDADADIEDTDCRLQEPGSLQRISSRRRKRPRVARQDTTESEDDGGRSHRSHRWNLRLSPDRGHSRTILEESVSQVRPLVICRPNAERNPAELPRGFKLMSLWPSSLSLPVTLLLLLPLSLSLVIFIVSFLLPWASA, encoded by the exons atgcTGAGGGACTCCCACTGCCTGTTTACCTCCGGAGAGACATCTGACAACGACTGCGAG GACACGCCGCTGTGTGAACACTGTGGGAGAAACAGAGTAATGATAACCAGGTACTCTGAGGGATATGGCACAGAG GAGGAGTGCGTGTTATCCGACCCTCAGGGAGAGAGCGATGCTGATGCCGATATAGAGgacacagactgcag ACTCCAGGAGCCCGGTTCCCTCCAGAGAATCAGCTCGCGGAGGCGCAAGCGTCCTCGAGTGGCCCGTCAAGACACCACAGAGAGCGAAGACGATGGTGGGCGGAGTCACAGATCCCATCGCTGGAACCTCCGGCTCAGTCCTGACAGAGGACACAGCAGGACCATACTGGAG GAGAGCGTGTCCCAGGTCAGGCCGCTGGTCATTTGCCGGCCGAACGCCGAGAGGAATCCGGCCGAACTGCCGCGAGGCTTCAAACTGATGTCTCTGTGGCCGTCATCCCTCTCTCTTCCCGTTACCCTCCTCCTCTTGctgcctctctccctctctcttgtCATTTTTATCGTGTCTTTCCTCCTGCCGTGGGCCAGCGCGTGA